The DNA sequence TGTCGGCCTGCCTCGGTGTCAGGTTGTGCACCACCGTAAATGTTGTTCCTTTGGTGAGATTCTTGACTGTAATTTCTGGGCTTGATTTAAGATTGTTCAGGAGGTTCTCGATCTCCAAATGATCTCCCTGATCAATCTGATCATAGATGGATGGATCTTTAAAGGTCATGGGAATGATTCCAAAGTTGATCAGGTTGGCGGTGTGAATCCTTTCAAGAGATTTGGCGATGACTCCCTTGACTCCAAGATACATCGGGCAAATAGCAGCATGTTCCCTTGAGGAACCCTGACCGTATGACAATCCTCCGACAAGGAAACCACCATTTTTTGCCTTTGCCCGTTCGGCAAAGGTGGGGTCCACTCCTTCGAAAACAAATTGAGCGTATTTGGGAACATTGGAGCGGTATTTCAGCCTGGCTCCAGCCGGCATAATATGGTCTGTCGTGATCTTGTCTCCGACTTTCAAAAGAACTTCCCCTACGATCTTATCTGCCAGTGGAGCCTTCCTGGGTGGATCGCCAATGTTGGGTCCACGATAGATTTTCACCTCTTCCGGCTTATTAGAGGGAGGAACAATCATGCTGTCATCGATGAAGCACTCCTTTGGGATGGCCATTCTTGGAGGCCTCTTTCCGAGTTTCCGCGGATCGGTCATCATGCCATAGATAGCGCAGGCAGCGGCTGTCTCGGGACTCACGAGATAAACCCTGGCGCTCTTTGTTCCGCTTCTTCCCTCAAAGTTTCTATTAATGGTTCTGACGCTTACGGCATCTGTCCTCGGAGCCTGGCTGTTGCCAATACAGAACCCACAGGCCGATTCCATGATTCTTGCCCCTGCAGAAATCAGATCGTAGAGAGCCCCATTCTTTGTGATCATTTGAAGAACTTGACGAGAGCCTGGCGCAATGATCAGGCTGACATGAGGAGGAACCGTTTTACCTTTGAGAATTTTAGCAACCGTCATCAAATCTTTGTAAGAGGAGTTCGTGCAGGAGCCGATGCCAACCTGATCCACTTGTAATCCCTCAATCTCT is a window from the Acidobacteriota bacterium genome containing:
- a CDS encoding aconitate hydratase, with translation MGKNITQKIIERRLVSGEMVPGKEIAIRMDQTFTQDATGTMAYLQFEAMGIPKIKTKLSVSYVDHNTIQDGFENADDHLYLMTVAAKYGIHYSRAGNGVCHQVHLERFGVPGDTLIASDSHTPTAGGIGMFAIGAGGIDVAVAMGGGPFYLTMPRIVLVKLSGRLKAWVSAKDVILELLRQLTTKGNVGKVIEYGGEGVKTLSVPERATITNMGAELGVTTSLFPSDEITREFLRAQKRENVWMPLEADPDAVYDEVIEINLSKIEPMVAQPHSPDNVVKVTEIEGLQVDQVGIGSCTNSSYKDLMTVAKILKGKTVPPHVSLIIAPGSRQVLQMITKNGALYDLISAGARIMESACGFCIGNSQAPRTDAVSVRTINRNFEGRSGTKSARVYLVSPETAAACAIYGMMTDPRKLGKRPPRMAIPKECFIDDSMIVPPSNKPEEVKIYRGPNIGDPPRKAPLADKIVGEVLLKVGDKITTDHIMPAGARLKYRSNVPKYAQFVFEGVDPTFAERAKAKNGGFLVGGLSYGQGSSREHAAICPMYLGVKGVIAKSLERIHTANLINFGIIPMTFKDPSIYDQIDQGDHLEIENLLNNLKSSPEITVKNLTKGTTFTVVHNLTPRQADIIMAGGLLNFTRLQHS